From Klebsiella electrica, the proteins below share one genomic window:
- a CDS encoding DeoR family transcriptional regulator, which translates to MSGSDSSADKRTSGTSERREQIIQRLRQQGSVQVNDLSLLYGVSTVTIRNDLAFLEKQGIAVRAYGGALICDGTMPAPEPSVEDKSSLNTAVKRSIARTAVELIQPGHRIILDSGTTTYEIARMLHQHSDIIAMTNGMNVANALLAAEGVELLMTGGHLRRQSQSFYGDQAEQSLLNYHFDMLFLGVDAIDLDRGVSTHNEDEARLNRRMCEVAERIIVVTDSTKFNRSSLHKIIDTQRIDMIIVDEGIPTESLEGLRKSGIDVRLVKRQEAA; encoded by the coding sequence ATGAGCGGCAGCGACTCTTCTGCAGATAAGCGCACCAGCGGCACCAGTGAAAGGCGGGAGCAGATTATCCAGCGCTTACGGCAGCAGGGAAGCGTGCAGGTGAACGATCTTTCCCTTTTATACGGCGTCTCGACGGTCACCATTCGCAACGATCTGGCCTTCCTTGAAAAACAGGGGATTGCGGTTCGCGCCTACGGTGGCGCGCTGATCTGCGATGGGACCATGCCGGCTCCCGAACCGTCGGTGGAAGATAAAAGTTCGCTCAATACCGCAGTGAAGCGCAGCATTGCGCGGACGGCGGTAGAACTGATTCAGCCGGGGCATCGCATTATTCTCGACTCCGGGACCACCACCTATGAAATCGCCCGCATGCTGCATCAGCATTCGGACATTATTGCGATGACCAACGGGATGAATGTGGCGAATGCGCTACTGGCTGCCGAAGGGGTAGAACTGTTAATGACCGGCGGACATCTGCGCCGTCAGTCGCAGTCGTTTTATGGCGATCAGGCCGAACAGTCTTTGCTGAATTACCACTTCGATATGCTTTTTCTTGGCGTCGACGCCATCGACCTCGATCGCGGTGTGAGCACCCACAATGAAGATGAAGCCCGCCTGAACCGACGGATGTGTGAAGTGGCGGAACGCATTATTGTCGTCACCGATTCCACCAAATTTAATCGTTCGAGCCTGCATAAGATCATCGATACGCAACGCATTGATATGATTATTGTCGATGAAGGGATTCCGACGGAAAGCCTGGAAGGACTGCGTAAGAGCGGGATTGATGTGCGGCTGGTGAAGCGCCAGGAGGCGGCATAG